From a single Entelurus aequoreus isolate RoL-2023_Sb linkage group LG12, RoL_Eaeq_v1.1, whole genome shotgun sequence genomic region:
- the rin1b gene encoding ras and Rab interactor 3 isoform X1, whose amino-acid sequence MQEAGPSQLGPERAFSILDRLLLTHPVWLQLSLNQESALYILLREPVGTFLVRKCYSSQRKVLCLRVAAEKRPSSVKECFICEEDYTFALESSALSFPDLCRLVAFYCISRDVLPFPLQLPDAIAKATTHRQLEAISHMGQDFWSSLSASELQNGPPLSWSSGKVPVVQATSNQCGLQALSSQGKLCFINPLFLQLEVCTQVELQNHSASNKRHRFKRSMRLRLSESSMNLSLEGVGSYSPPPSVEMPGEFRMLRSGSDSQRRVHTGAGVLRRTPAVSPGSADEEDMMAARVPQMGQPPLETPAIEVALLALERRPAPSLAELDSNSSFSSLDEENDSDSDSEHTGATQTQGSLRPPLMRLRGRGGLRRMSEAFVCFFAPDKRLSRLVEELSRDRRSVFGGMVQDFLLAQKGLLRSIAASSSSPHMTSVQLLQGVRLFLSQAKCCLLESGELEPPIETLVPENEKDLALERAMFSCVLRPLRSHLDKALTALHQQDAFSQRFSQNLLRLKGAGSMEHLGVRTGVPDSRQVEKVKQKLAMMRRTHSPIDKVLLLLQVCKCVHKSKGAAHGQEVSWEDFLPSLSYVMVESNRPHILMEVEYMMELLEPSWLGGEGGSYLTSMFASIHLIQSLDRHQPASGCLTPEAQEALREWRCRRSREAQRQKENLQSQRCVRILFQDGERSAVRTLQWRAGESSQALAQLCAATFGVSDPQQYTLYWRSGGEMRALPPQAQPQDLAGHSEGGPSLSYLRTDHDFSKMRRLTRGGAVDLSESVCEE is encoded by the exons ATGCAGGAGGCTGGCCCCTCTCAGTTGGGCCCTGAGAGGGCCTTTAGCATCCTAGATCGTCTACTGCTAACACACCCAGTGTGGCTGCAGCTGTCACTCAACCAAGAATCCGCCCTCTACATTCTGCTCAGAGAGCCTGTCGGG ACGTTCTTAGTGCGCAAGTGCTACTCGAGCCAGCGGAAGGTTCTGTGTTTGAGGGTCGCCGCCGAAAAGCGTCCTTCCTCTGTGAAGGAGTGCTTTATCTGTGAGGAAGACTACA CGTTTGCCTTGGAGAGCTCAGCGCTCAGCTTCCCTGACCTGTGTCGCCTGGTGGCCTTCTACTGCATCAGCAG GGACGTGCTGCCTTTCCCTCTCCAGCTGCCAGACGCTATCGCCAAGGCCACCACACACAGGCAGCTGGAGGCTATCTCACACATGGGCCAAG ACTTCTGGAGCTCGCTAAGCGCCTCCGAGCTTCAAAATGGACCTCCTCTTTCTTGGAGCAGTGGAAAGGTCCCAGTGGTGCAGGCGACCTCCAACCAATGTGGTCTTCAGGCCCTGAGCAGTCAAGGCAAACTCTGCTTTATAAACCCGCTCTTCCTTCAGCTGGAAGTCTGCACG CAGGTAGAACTCCAGAACCACAGTGCCTCCAACAAACGACACCGCTTCAAGCGCAGCATGCGACTACGCCTCTCAGAGTCCTCCATGAATCTGTCCCTTGAAGGGGTGGGGTCTTATTCGCCTCCCCCATCGGTGGAGATGCCTGGCGAGTTCAGGATGTTGCGATCTGGCTCTGATTCCCAGAGGAGAGTCCACACAGGGGCGGGGGTTCTGAGGAGAACTCCTGCTGTGTCGCCGGGGTCGGCAGACGAAGAGGACATGATGGCTGCCAGAGTGCCTCAA ATGGGCCAGCCTCCATTGGAGACACCCGCCATCGAAGTGGCTCTCCTGGCTTTGGAACGCCGCCCTGCTCCATCTCTGGCCGAGCTTGACAGCAACAGCTCCTTCAGCAGTTTGGATGAGGAAAATGACTCTGATTCCGATTCCGAGCATACCGGCGCAACCCAAACACAAGGCTCTCTGAGACCGCCACTTATGCGCTTGCGAGGCCGCGGTGGGCTGCGCCGCATGAGTGAAGCGTTTGTGTGTTTCTTTGCTCCGGACAAGCGGCTGTCGCGACTTGTCGAGGAGCTGTCCCGGGACAGGCGCTCCGTTTTTGGAGGGATGGTCCAAGACTTCCTCCTAGCACAGAAGGGACTGCTTAGGTCGATCGCTGCCTCCTCTTCGTCCCCACACATGACGTCTGTACAGCTCCTGCAGGGTGTGCGCCTCTTTCTGTCCCAGGCCAAATGCTGCTTGCTTGAAAGCGGCGAGCTGGAACCTCCCATTGAAACTTTGGTGCCAGAGAACGAAAAGG ATCTGGCTCTGGAACGCGCTATGTTCTCCTGTGTGCTCCGACCCCTGAGGTCACACTTGGACAAAGCCCTGACAGCACTGCACCAGCAGGATGCCTTTAGTCAGCGTTTCAGCCAGAACCTCCTGCGTTTAAAAGGCGCAGGTTCAATGGAGCATCTTGGCGTGCGCACAGGCGTGCCGGACAGTCGCCAGGTGGAGAAGGTGAAGCAGAAGCTGGCGATGATGCGGCGCACGCACTCACCCATCGACAAGGTGCTGTTGCTGTTGCAGGTGTGCAAGTGCGTGCACAAGTCCAAGGGTGCCGCTCACG GGCAAGAAGTGAGCTGGGAGGACTTTCTGCCATCACTCTCCTACGTGATGGTGGAGTCTAACAGGCCTCACATCCTGATGGAGGTGGAGTACATGATGGAGCTGCTGGAGCCGTCCTGGCTTGGTGGAGAAG GTGGCTCTTATTTAACCAGCATGTTTGCCAGCATCCATCTGATCCAGAGTCTGGACAGACACCAGCCTGCCTCAGGCTGCCTGACCCCTGAGGCCCAGGAGGCACTAAGGGAATGGCGCTGCAGACGAAGCCGTGAGGCCCAGAGGCAGAAGGAGAACCTGCAGAGCCAG AGGTGCGTTCGGATACTGTTCCAGGACGGGGAGCGGAGCGCCGTGCGGACCTTACAGTGGCGAGCGGGAGAGAGCAGTCAGGCGCTGGCGCAGCTGTGCGCCGCCACCTTTGGCGTGTCTGACCCGCAGCAGTACACGCTGTACTGGCGCAGCGGCGGTGAAATGCGGGCCCTGCCGCCTCAGGCCCAGCCTCAGGACCTGGCGGGCCACAGTGAGGGAGGCCCCTCCCTCTCCTACCTGAGGACCGATCACGACTTCAGCAAGATGCGGCGGCTCACCAGAGGTGGCGCTGTGGACCTGAGTGAGTCGGTGTGTGAGGAGTGA
- the six7 gene encoding SIX homeobox 7, translated as MFPLPMFTTDQVARVCENLEEIGDMERLGRFLWSLPAAVPGCAGEALNRHESVMRARALVAFHGGNFEALYQILQSHRFTRESHAKLQDLWLDAHYREAERLRGRPLGPVEKYRIRKKFPLPRTIWDGEQKTHCFKERTRSLLREWYLQDPYPNPSRKRHLAQATGLTPTQVGNWFKNRRQRDRAASAKNRLQQDHAHLPSGASPNASLQVCSSHLLAPSPRHLGSPEASDCSSGTEHRGAGASTPEISVSSDSEFEP; from the exons ATGTTCCCACTGCCCATGTTCACAACGGACCAGGTGGCCCGGGTGTGCGAGAACCTGGAGGAGATTGGCGACATGGAGCGCCTCGGCCGCTTCCTCTGGTCGCTCCCCGCCGCTGTGCCGGGCTGCGCCGGGGAGGCACTGAACCGGCACGAATCGGTAATGCGCGCCCGAGCCCTGGTGGCCTTTCACGGGGGAAACTTTGAGGCTCTCTACCAGATCCTGCAGAGTCACCGCTTTACACGGGAGTCCCACGCCAAGCTGCAGGACTTGTGGCTGGATGCGCATTACCGGGAGGCGGAGAGGCTCAGGGGTCGACCCCTGGGCCCGGTGGAGAAGTACCGAATCCGCAAGAAGTTCCCTTTGCCACGAACGATCTGGGACGGCGAGCAGAAAACACACTGCTTTAAG GAGAGGACCCGCAGCTTGCTGAGAGAGTGGTATCTCCAagacccttaccctaacccatCCAGAAAGAGGCATCTGGCCCAGGCCACGGGACTCACGCCCACACAGGTCGGCAACTGGTTCAAGAATCGGCGCCAGCGAGACCGCGCTGCGTCCGCCAAAAACAG ATTGCAGCAGGACCACGCCCATCTCCCCTCTGGGGCTTCACCTAATGCCTCCCTTCAGGTGTGCAGCTCCCATCTATTGGCGCCCTCCCCTCGCCACTTGGGCAGCCCCGAGGCAAGCGACTGCAGCTCAGGGACTGAGCACAGGGGGGCCGGCGCCTCCACCCCGGAGATATCCGTCAGTAGTGACAGCGAGTTCGAACCCTGA
- the pfdn2 gene encoding prefoldin subunit 2, protein MAANSSNTGSKSGTSAGGKQSGPSAEQVVATFQRMRQEQRSMASKSAELEMDINEHSLVIDTLKDVVPSRKCYRLVGGVLVERTVKEVLPALETNKEQISKIIESINTKMQEKGRELTEYRERYNIRLVGEGEGEAQGQSTSSTNSEGGGPKSGAGVLVS, encoded by the exons ATGGCAGCCAACAGTAGCAACACGGGTTCTAAATCAGGCACCAGTGCTGGGGGTAAACAGTCCGGCCCCTCCGCCGAACAG GTGGTGGCAACATTTCAGAGGATGCGTCAGGAACAGCGCAGCATGGCTTCCAAATCAGCAGAATTAGAGATGGACATTAACGAACACAG TTTAGTCATTGACACCCTCAAGGACGTGGTTCCATCTCGGAAATGCTATCGTCTGGTCGGTGGCGTGTTGGTGGAGAGGACAGTGAAAGAAGTCTTGCCGGCACTGGAAACCAACAAAGAACAG ATCTCCAAAATAATTGAGTCCATCAACACAAAGATGCAGGAGAAAGGGCGTGAGCTGACCGAGTACAGGGAACGCTACAATATTCGCTTAGTGGGCGAGGGTGAAGGAGAAGCACAAGGCCAGTCAACGTCCTCCACCAACAGCGAAGGAGGCGGCCCGAAAAGTGGAGCGGGTGTTTTGGTTTCCTAA
- the b4gat1 gene encoding beta-1,4-glucuronyltransferase 1 gives MHLSKKCSAFRVVLSALLLVALLQLLYLSFLSKFHGKQQRYRYSELFGGSRPENMEHPERNSRKERLRYSLSTGGIFDNSGQYRVYKNLIKSEQNPANNVLTLATHASINNLHHLEALVERWQNPLSVAIFAHGQDVKFGTALVYALSVLCPHVQALVDFHLVCLSGETASFPEQDHQHFAGLDDCAAVFSRLDSHRDKYKNYVISGNVSYPNNLLRNVAQGGAESSYILVMDMDMMPSADLHRDFLAMVVRREPVPNQVFVLPAFEIRHARKIPATKAELVQLYQVGEVRPFYEELCTRCQAPTNYSRWVNGHVRGSDALEVAYTLTWTDPWEPFYIGPRGVPLYDESFKQYGFNRISQACELHVAGYRFSVLNSAFLVHRGFKIQGEFHAKKDEENKRNRLLFRSFKEALKSKYPSSSRRC, from the exons ATGCATCTGTCCAAGAAATGTTCCGCCTTCAGAGTGGTGCTGAGTGCTCTCCTGCTGGTGGCGCTGCTGCAGCTCCTCTACTTGTCCTTCTTGTCCAAGTTCCACGGCAAACAGCAGCGATACCGCTACTCGGAACTCTTTGGAGGCTCCCGTCCGGAGAACATGGAACACCCCGAGAGGAACTCACGCAAGGAACGTCTGAGGTACTCTCTCTCCACGGGGGGCATCTTTGACAACAGTGGACAGTACCGAGTGTACAAGAACCTGATTAAAAGCGAGCAGAACCCGGCCAACAACGTCCTGACTTTGGCGACCCACGCGAGTATCAACAACCTTCACCACCTCGAAGCTCTTGTGGAGAGGTGGCAGAACCCACTCTCAGTGGCTATCTTTGCTCACGGACAGGATGTCAAGTTTGGCACGGCTCTGGTGTATGCGCTCAGCGTCCTGTGTCCTCACGTCCAGGCCCTGGTGGACTTCCACCTGGTCTGCCTCTCGGGGGAGACGGCCAGCTTTCCCGAGCAGGACCACCAGCACTTTGCAGGCCTGGACGACTGTGCCGCCGTCTTTTCCAGGCTAGACTCCCACAGGGACAAATACAAAAACTATGTCATCAGTGGAAACGTATCCTACCCCAACAACCTTCTTCGGAACGTGGCCCAAGGAGGCGCAGAGTCGTCTTACATCCTGGTGATGGACATGGACATGATGCCCAGCGCCGACCTGCACCGAGACTTCCTGGCCATGGTGGTGAGGCGCGAGCCGGTCCCCAACCAGGTGTTTGTCTTACCTGCATTCGAGATCCGCCACGCCAGAAAGATACCGGCTACCAAGGCCGAGCTGGTGCAGCTCTACCAGGTGGGCGAGGTGCGGCCGTTTTACGAGGAGCTGTGTACTCGCTGCCAAGCCCCTACCAACTACTCGCGGTGGGTCAACGGCCACGTCCGAGGCAGCGACGCCCTGGAGGTGGCCTACACGCTCACCTGGACTGATCCCTGGGAGCCCTTCTACATCGGCCCGCGTGGCGTGCCGCTCTACGACGAGAGCTTCAAGCAGTACGGCTTCAACCGGATCAGCCAG GCCTGCGAGCTTCATGTGGCTGGATACCGCTTCTCTGTTCTAAACTCGGCCTTCCTGGTCCACCGCGGCTTCAAGATCCAGGGGGAGTTCCACGCCAAGAAGGACGAGGAGAACAAACGCAACCGGCTTCTGTTCCGCAGCTTCAAAGAGGCTCTGAAGAGCAAATATCCATCATCTAGCAGGAGATGTTGA
- the rin1b gene encoding ras and Rab interactor 3 isoform X2, with amino-acid sequence MQEAGPSQLGPERAFSILDRLLLTHPVWLQLSLNQESALYILLREPVGTFLVRKCYSSQRKVLCLRVAAEKRPSSVKECFICEEDYTFALESSALSFPDLCRLVAFYCISRDVLPFPLQLPDAIAKATTHRQLEAISHMGQDFWSSLSASELQNGPPLSWSSGKVPVVQATSNQCGLQALSSQGKLCFINPLFLQLEVCTVELQNHSASNKRHRFKRSMRLRLSESSMNLSLEGVGSYSPPPSVEMPGEFRMLRSGSDSQRRVHTGAGVLRRTPAVSPGSADEEDMMAARVPQMGQPPLETPAIEVALLALERRPAPSLAELDSNSSFSSLDEENDSDSDSEHTGATQTQGSLRPPLMRLRGRGGLRRMSEAFVCFFAPDKRLSRLVEELSRDRRSVFGGMVQDFLLAQKGLLRSIAASSSSPHMTSVQLLQGVRLFLSQAKCCLLESGELEPPIETLVPENEKDLALERAMFSCVLRPLRSHLDKALTALHQQDAFSQRFSQNLLRLKGAGSMEHLGVRTGVPDSRQVEKVKQKLAMMRRTHSPIDKVLLLLQVCKCVHKSKGAAHGQEVSWEDFLPSLSYVMVESNRPHILMEVEYMMELLEPSWLGGEGGSYLTSMFASIHLIQSLDRHQPASGCLTPEAQEALREWRCRRSREAQRQKENLQSQRCVRILFQDGERSAVRTLQWRAGESSQALAQLCAATFGVSDPQQYTLYWRSGGEMRALPPQAQPQDLAGHSEGGPSLSYLRTDHDFSKMRRLTRGGAVDLSESVCEE; translated from the exons ATGCAGGAGGCTGGCCCCTCTCAGTTGGGCCCTGAGAGGGCCTTTAGCATCCTAGATCGTCTACTGCTAACACACCCAGTGTGGCTGCAGCTGTCACTCAACCAAGAATCCGCCCTCTACATTCTGCTCAGAGAGCCTGTCGGG ACGTTCTTAGTGCGCAAGTGCTACTCGAGCCAGCGGAAGGTTCTGTGTTTGAGGGTCGCCGCCGAAAAGCGTCCTTCCTCTGTGAAGGAGTGCTTTATCTGTGAGGAAGACTACA CGTTTGCCTTGGAGAGCTCAGCGCTCAGCTTCCCTGACCTGTGTCGCCTGGTGGCCTTCTACTGCATCAGCAG GGACGTGCTGCCTTTCCCTCTCCAGCTGCCAGACGCTATCGCCAAGGCCACCACACACAGGCAGCTGGAGGCTATCTCACACATGGGCCAAG ACTTCTGGAGCTCGCTAAGCGCCTCCGAGCTTCAAAATGGACCTCCTCTTTCTTGGAGCAGTGGAAAGGTCCCAGTGGTGCAGGCGACCTCCAACCAATGTGGTCTTCAGGCCCTGAGCAGTCAAGGCAAACTCTGCTTTATAAACCCGCTCTTCCTTCAGCTGGAAGTCTGCACG GTAGAACTCCAGAACCACAGTGCCTCCAACAAACGACACCGCTTCAAGCGCAGCATGCGACTACGCCTCTCAGAGTCCTCCATGAATCTGTCCCTTGAAGGGGTGGGGTCTTATTCGCCTCCCCCATCGGTGGAGATGCCTGGCGAGTTCAGGATGTTGCGATCTGGCTCTGATTCCCAGAGGAGAGTCCACACAGGGGCGGGGGTTCTGAGGAGAACTCCTGCTGTGTCGCCGGGGTCGGCAGACGAAGAGGACATGATGGCTGCCAGAGTGCCTCAA ATGGGCCAGCCTCCATTGGAGACACCCGCCATCGAAGTGGCTCTCCTGGCTTTGGAACGCCGCCCTGCTCCATCTCTGGCCGAGCTTGACAGCAACAGCTCCTTCAGCAGTTTGGATGAGGAAAATGACTCTGATTCCGATTCCGAGCATACCGGCGCAACCCAAACACAAGGCTCTCTGAGACCGCCACTTATGCGCTTGCGAGGCCGCGGTGGGCTGCGCCGCATGAGTGAAGCGTTTGTGTGTTTCTTTGCTCCGGACAAGCGGCTGTCGCGACTTGTCGAGGAGCTGTCCCGGGACAGGCGCTCCGTTTTTGGAGGGATGGTCCAAGACTTCCTCCTAGCACAGAAGGGACTGCTTAGGTCGATCGCTGCCTCCTCTTCGTCCCCACACATGACGTCTGTACAGCTCCTGCAGGGTGTGCGCCTCTTTCTGTCCCAGGCCAAATGCTGCTTGCTTGAAAGCGGCGAGCTGGAACCTCCCATTGAAACTTTGGTGCCAGAGAACGAAAAGG ATCTGGCTCTGGAACGCGCTATGTTCTCCTGTGTGCTCCGACCCCTGAGGTCACACTTGGACAAAGCCCTGACAGCACTGCACCAGCAGGATGCCTTTAGTCAGCGTTTCAGCCAGAACCTCCTGCGTTTAAAAGGCGCAGGTTCAATGGAGCATCTTGGCGTGCGCACAGGCGTGCCGGACAGTCGCCAGGTGGAGAAGGTGAAGCAGAAGCTGGCGATGATGCGGCGCACGCACTCACCCATCGACAAGGTGCTGTTGCTGTTGCAGGTGTGCAAGTGCGTGCACAAGTCCAAGGGTGCCGCTCACG GGCAAGAAGTGAGCTGGGAGGACTTTCTGCCATCACTCTCCTACGTGATGGTGGAGTCTAACAGGCCTCACATCCTGATGGAGGTGGAGTACATGATGGAGCTGCTGGAGCCGTCCTGGCTTGGTGGAGAAG GTGGCTCTTATTTAACCAGCATGTTTGCCAGCATCCATCTGATCCAGAGTCTGGACAGACACCAGCCTGCCTCAGGCTGCCTGACCCCTGAGGCCCAGGAGGCACTAAGGGAATGGCGCTGCAGACGAAGCCGTGAGGCCCAGAGGCAGAAGGAGAACCTGCAGAGCCAG AGGTGCGTTCGGATACTGTTCCAGGACGGGGAGCGGAGCGCCGTGCGGACCTTACAGTGGCGAGCGGGAGAGAGCAGTCAGGCGCTGGCGCAGCTGTGCGCCGCCACCTTTGGCGTGTCTGACCCGCAGCAGTACACGCTGTACTGGCGCAGCGGCGGTGAAATGCGGGCCCTGCCGCCTCAGGCCCAGCCTCAGGACCTGGCGGGCCACAGTGAGGGAGGCCCCTCCCTCTCCTACCTGAGGACCGATCACGACTTCAGCAAGATGCGGCGGCTCACCAGAGGTGGCGCTGTGGACCTGAGTGAGTCGGTGTGTGAGGAGTGA
- the zgc:101810 gene encoding actin-related protein 2 → MDSEGRKVVVCDNGTGFVKCGFAGSNFPDHIFPAMVGRPVIRSTTKVGNIEIKDLMVGDEASECRSLLEVSYPMENGMVRCWDDMLHLWDHTFGPERLDIDPTQCKILLTEPPMNPTKNREKIAEVMFEKYQFHGLYVAIQAVLTLYAQGLLTGVVVDSGDGVTHICPVYEGYSLPHLTRRLDIAGRDVTRYLIKLLLLRGYAFNHSADFETVRMLKEKLCYVAYNVEQEQRLATETTYLVESYTLPDGRQVMVGGERFGAPEALFQPHLINVEGAGVAELLFNTIQAADIDLRADFYKHIVLSGGSTMYPGLPSRLEREIKQLYLERVLDGDTHKLAKFKIRIEDPPRRKHMVFLGGAVLANIMKDKDSFWLSRAEYLESGLGVLQKLGGGVR, encoded by the exons ATGGACTCCGAGGGCAGAAAAGTGGTGGTCTGCGACAACGGGACGGGG TTTGTCAAGTGTGGCTTTGCTGGATCCAACTTCCCGGACCACATCTTTCCTGCCATGGTGGGTCGCCCAGTCATCCGGTCCACCACCAAAGTGGGCAACATCGAGATTAAA GACCTAATGGTGGGCGACGAAGCTAGCGAGTGCCGCTCGTTGCTCGAGGTGTCCTACCCAATGGAGAACGGGATGGTGCGCTGTTGGGACGACATGCTGCACCTCTGGGACCACACATTCGGTCCGGAGCGGCTGGACATTGATCCAACACAGTGCAAG ATCCTGTTGACAGAACCGCCCATGAACCCAACCAAGAACCGCGAGAAAATTGCTGAGGTCATGTTTGAGAAGTACCAGTTCCACGGCCTCTACGTGGCTATCCAGGCCGTGCTCACTCTCTACGCTCAGG GTCTTCTGACGGGAGTGGTCGTGGACTCAGGGGACGGAGTCACCCACATCTGTCCGGTGTACGAGGGCTACTCCTTGCCGCATCTGACCCGCAGGCTGGACATTGCCGGGCGTGACGTCACCCGTTACCTCATCAAA TTGTTGCTGCTGCGCGGTTATGCCTTCAACCACTCGGCCGACTTTGAGACGGTGCGCATGCTAAAGGAGAAGCTGTGCTACGTAGCATATAACGTGGAGCAGGAGCAGCGCCTGGCCACAGAAACCACCTACCTGGTGGAGTCCTACACG CTCCCTGACGGTCGGCAGGTGATGGTGGGGGGTGAAAGGTTTGGCGCCCCGGAAGCGCTCTTCCAGCCTCACCTGATCAACGTGGAGGGAGCAGGCGTTGCCGAGCTTCTCTTCAACACCATCCAGGCTGCTGACATCGACCTCAG GGCAGACTTCTATAAACACATTGTCCTGTCCGGAGGGAGCACCATGTACCCCGGTCTCCCGTCCAGACTGGAGCGAGAGATTAAGCAGCTCTACCTGGAGAGGGTTCTGGACGGAGACACACATAAATTGGCC AAGTTTAAGATTCGCATCGAGGACCCCCCGCGCCGCAAACACATGGTGTTTCTGGGCGGCGCCGTGCTCGCCAACATCATGAAGGACAAGGACTCCTTCTGGCTGAGCAGGGCCGAGTACCTGGAGAGCGGCCTTGGTGTGCTGCAGAAGCTGGGAGGCGGAGTGAGATAA